In the genome of Meles meles chromosome 2, mMelMel3.1 paternal haplotype, whole genome shotgun sequence, one region contains:
- the LOC123929357 gene encoding LOW QUALITY PROTEIN: ADP-ribose pyrophosphatase, mitochondrial-like (The sequence of the model RefSeq protein was modified relative to this genomic sequence to represent the inferred CDS: inserted 2 bases in 1 codon; deleted 1 base in 1 codon), with amino-acid sequence MSTSNGAKENSHSKARTSPYPGSKVQRSQVPNEKVGWFVEWQDYNPVEYTAVSVLAGPRWADPQISKSNFSPKFNKKDGHVERKSQNGLYEIENGRPRNPAGWTGLVGRGLLGRWGPNHAADPIITRWKRDSSGNKITHPISGKNILQFVAKKRKDCGEWAIPGGMVDPGEKISATLKXEFGEEALNSLQKSGAEKRELEEQLHKLFSQEHLVIYKEYVDDPRNTDNAWMETEAVNYHDETGEVMDNLTLEAGDDAGKVKWVDISDQLQLYASHSQFIKLVAEKRDAHWSEDSETETECRGL; translated from the exons ATGTCTACTTCTAATGGTGCCAAAGAGAATTCCCACAGCAAGGCTCGGACATCTCCTTACCCGGGTTCAAAAGTCCAACGCAGCCAGGTTCCTAATGAGAAAGTAGGCTGGTTTGTTGAGTGGCAAGACTATAATCCTGTGGAGTACACTGCAGTTTCTGTCTTGGCAGGACCAAGGTGGGCAGATCCTCAGATCAGTAAAAGTAACTTCTCTCCCAAGTTTAATAAAAAAGATGGGCATGttgagagaaagagccagaatGGTTTGTATGAGATTGAAAATGGAAGACCCAGAAATCCTGCAGGATGGACAGGACTTGTTGGCCGGGGGCTTTTGGGGCGATGGGGCCCAAATCATGCTGCAGATCCCATCATAACCAGGTGGAAAAGGGATAGTAGTGGAAATAAAATCACCCACCCCATTTCTGGGAAAAACATCTTACAGTTTGtggca aaaaaaaggaaagactgtgGAGAATGGGCAATCCCAGGGGGGATGGTGGATCCTGGAGAGAAGATTAGTGCTACACTTAA AGAGTTTGGCGAAGAAGCTCTCAACTCCTTACAGAAATCTGGAGCGGAAAAGAGAGAATTAGAGGAACAGTTGCACAAGCTCTTTAGTCAGGAACATCTAGTGATATATAAGGAATATGTTGATGATCCTCGAAACACCGATAATGCATGGATGGAGACAGAAGCTGTGAACTACCATGATGAAACAGGTGAGGTAATGGATAACCTTACCCTAGAAGCTGGCGATGATGCTGGAAAAGTGAAATGGGTGGACATCAGTGATCAACTCCAGCTTTATGCCAGTCACTCTCAATTCATCAAACTGGTGGCCGAGAAGCGAGATGCACACTGGAGCGAGGACTCTGAAACTGAAACTGAGTGCCGCGGGTTGTAG
- the LOC123929344 gene encoding L-lactate dehydrogenase A chain-like isoform X1, protein MATLKDQLIQNLLKEEHVPPNKITVVGVDAVGMACAISILMKDLADELALVDVMEDKRKGEMMDLQHGSLFLRTPKIVSGKDYNVTANSKLVIITAGACQQEGESRLNLVQRNVNIFKFIIPNVVKYSPNCKLLVVSNPVDILTYVSWKISGFPKNRVIGSGCNLDSAWFRYLMGERLGVHPSSCHGWILWEHGDSSVPVWSGVNIAGVSLKNLHPDLGTDADKEQWKEVHKQVIDSAYEVIKLKGYTSWAIGLSVADLAESIMKNLRRVYPISTMIKGLYGIKDDVFLSVPCVLGQNGISDVVKATLTSEEEARLKKSADTLWGIQKELQF, encoded by the coding sequence ATGGCAACTCTCAAAGATCAGCTGATTCAGAATCTTCTTAAGGAAGAACATGTCCCCCCAAATAAGATTACCGTTGTTGGGGTTGATGCTGTTGGCATGGCTTGTGCCATCAGTATCTTAATGAAGGACTTGGCGGATGAACTTGCTCTTGTTGATGTCATGGAAGACAAACGGAAGGGAGAGATGATGGATCTCCAACATGGAAGCCTTTTCCTTAGAACACCAAAAATTGTCTCTGGCAAAGACTATAATGTGACTGCAAACTCCAAGCTGGTTATTATCACAGCTGGGGCATGTCAGCAAGAGGGAGAAAGCCGCCTTAATTTGGTCCAGCGTAACGTGAACATCTTTAAGTTCATCATTCCCAATGTCGTCAAATACAGCCCAAACTGCAAGTTGCTAGTTGTTTCCAATCCAGTGGATATCTTGACCTATGTGTCTTGGAAGATAAGTGGCTTTCCCAAAAACCGTGTCATTGGAAGTGGTTGCAATCTGGATTCAGCCTGGTTCCGGTACCTGATGGGAGAAAGGCTGGGAGTTCACCCTTCAAGCTGTCATGGGTGGATCCTCTGGGAGCATGGAGACTCCAGTGTGCCTGTATGGAGTGGAGTAAACATTGCTGGTGTCTCTCTGAAGAATCTGCACCCTGACTTAGGCACTGATGCAGATAAGGAACAGTGGAAAGAGGTTCACAAACAGGTGATTGACAGTGCCTATGAGGTAATCAAACTGAAAGGCTACACCTCCTGGGCTATTGGACTGTCTGTGGCAGATTTGGCAGAAAGTATAATGAAGAATCTTAGGCGGGTGTATCCAATTTCCACCATGATTAAGGGTCTCTATGGAATAAAAGATGATGTCTTCCTTAGTGTTCCTTGCGTCTTGGGACAGAATGGAATTTCAGATGTTGTGAAGGCGACTCTGACTTCTGAGGAGGAGGCCCGTTTGAAGAAGAGTGCAGATACACTCTGGGGGATCCAAAAGGAGCTgcagttttaa
- the LOC123929344 gene encoding L-lactate dehydrogenase A chain-like isoform X2, giving the protein MATLKDQLIQNLLKEEHVPPNKITVVGVDAVGMACAISILMKDLADELALVDVMEDKRKGEMMDLQHGSLFLRTPKIVSGKDYNVTANSKLVIITAGACQQEGESRLNLVQRNVNIFKFIIPNVVKYSPNCKLLVVSNPVDILTYVSWKISGFPKNRVIGSGCNLDSAWFRYLMGERLGVHPSSCHGWILWEHGDSSVPVWSGVNIAGVSLKNLHPDLGTDADKEQWKECRYTLGDPKGAAVLKFSNVSLHCLDYDRVLVGGCVHCPYYLICYSNNIKMA; this is encoded by the exons ATGGCAACTCTCAAAGATCAGCTGATTCAGAATCTTCTTAAGGAAGAACATGTCCCCCCAAATAAGATTACCGTTGTTGGGGTTGATGCTGTTGGCATGGCTTGTGCCATCAGTATCTTAATGAAGGACTTGGCGGATGAACTTGCTCTTGTTGATGTCATGGAAGACAAACGGAAGGGAGAGATGATGGATCTCCAACATGGAAGCCTTTTCCTTAGAACACCAAAAATTGTCTCTGGCAAAGACTATAATGTGACTGCAAACTCCAAGCTGGTTATTATCACAGCTGGGGCATGTCAGCAAGAGGGAGAAAGCCGCCTTAATTTGGTCCAGCGTAACGTGAACATCTTTAAGTTCATCATTCCCAATGTCGTCAAATACAGCCCAAACTGCAAGTTGCTAGTTGTTTCCAATCCAGTGGATATCTTGACCTATGTGTCTTGGAAGATAAGTGGCTTTCCCAAAAACCGTGTCATTGGAAGTGGTTGCAATCTGGATTCAGCCTGGTTCCGGTACCTGATGGGAGAAAGGCTGGGAGTTCACCCTTCAAGCTGTCATGGGTGGATCCTCTGGGAGCATGGAGACTCCAGTGTGCCTGTATGGAGTGGAGTAAACATTGCTGGTGTCTCTCTGAAGAATCTGCACCCTGACTTAGGCACTGATGCAGATAAGGAACAGTGGAAAGAG TGCAGATACACTCTGGGGGATCCAAAAGGAGCTgcagttttaaagttttctaatGTATCACTTCACTGTCTAGACTACGACAGGGTTTTAGTTGGAGGTTGTGTACATTGTCCTTATTATCTGATCTGTTACTCAAATAATATCAAAATGGCCTAA